A region of the Candidatus Methylomirabilis oxygeniifera genome:
GAAGTGTTCGTGATTCAAGATGTTATTAATGAACTTAAAGCCAAATACAAAATCACTCCCTAACAACACCATCAACTCGGACGTGCAAAAGCGCCGCTTCGCTCTGCTTTTACACGCCGGTTAGCGCAAACGTTGAGGCTGTAGAAAAAGTCACATGGATGCAAAATCAGTTTTCCTAAGTGCTTGATTTATCCCGGGTAGCATGCCACAAAAAGATGGATTCCGGGGTTTTCTACAGCCTCGTTGGATGCCATGCGGGGAGCGGCCGTGTCGTCCGGTGCGTCCCGCGCTCGCGTCGTGCATAGTTGATGGCGCAGGCCGAAATGGAGGGCGTGTCGCTTGACACACTTGATGACCCTCTTGCCTGTGAGCGACTGGGACCATGATAGAACCGTGAATGACCGATGCCGGGTCTGTCCGGTACGACGGGTCACTTGAAAAGTACGGCACTGAACAGGAGGGTTTGGTCATGAGTAGTGCGGTCGAATTGCCGAGCTTGGCACACGTCATCACGCGTTACCGCTTCGCGTACCTGATGACGACCAGCGCCAAGGGCGCGCCGCATGCGGTTGCGGTAGCCGCAGTGCTGCAAGGCGGAGACCTGGTCGTGAACGGGATCGGTCGCCGTAGCCGCGAGAACGCGCTGGCGCGGCCGGCCGTCAGCCTGGTCTGGC
Encoded here:
- a CDS encoding protein of unknown function (Evidence 5 : No homology to any previously reported sequences), whose protein sequence is MTRRTGQTRHRSFTVLSWSQSLTGKRVIKCVKRHALHFGLRHQLCTTRARDAPDDTAAPRMASNEAVENPGIHLFVACYPG
- a CDS encoding conserved protein of unknown function (Evidence 4 : Homologs of previously reported genes of unknown function) → MTDAGSVRYDGSLEKYGTEQEGLVMSSAVELPSLAHVITRYRFAYLMTTSAKGAPHAVAVAAVLQGGDLVVNGIGRRSRENALARPAVSLVWPPQSEADYSLIIDGQAAVTDDSLRITPTRAVLHRSTRSSAPNVSGACESDCVEIDLSLSSDRPMMRSI